Below is a genomic region from Prunus persica cultivar Lovell chromosome G3, Prunus_persica_NCBIv2, whole genome shotgun sequence.
CACTGGCTTTTAAACAGCGATGAGCAATGGTTTGTTCATTATGTTGTCAGTACCTGGACTGATTAATGATTCGTCATTGCACTGCTCCCATAAGATCGAACTCTCTTAATATCATGTGTCATTTTACGTGCTTGACAGGGCTTTGGTACACGGAGCTATCATTTCTGCTTTTCTGACTCTTGCTCAAGCCATGACCGATCAAGGATGTGTATAGAACTGAAGAAAATTGTACAATTATTTGCATGTTCCTCAAAAGCTGATCAGTGTCATCAACGATGAACGATTTTTCGAGACATGCATGCGGTTCACCGTTGCAAGTTGTAGATCTTTACCAGCTTTACCATGTTGATTTCAAGATCAAGGTGGTATTTGAGATATAGCAGATTCCGTTGTAACATAATATGTAATGTTGTAATAGCCCTGACACGGAAAAGGGATAAGGATAAATTGTAATAGGCAGAGTGCAAGTGAAAATTGTGTAGTAGCTCAGTGGTAGGATAGGAAGGGCCTCAATGTGCATAGCAGGGAGCGCTTCATAAAGTACTCGTTGTTTGCCTGGTGGAATATTTTGGATAGCGACTCAGATTGGAAATAAATTCTAATAATGtgttaaaattttctattattCAGGTTTCCGACCAATGAGAACGGCAGTAttaatttcatgttttttcttctttgttatctGGCATGGTAGGGTCAATTTTCATACCATGGATTTTCTTGATACCACACATGCTAATTCATGGGGTAACAACCCTCATGTTCTCTAGTTGCAAATATATAACATAAGCAAAATGTGTATAAAATCAagaaccaaaattttcaataaaaatatacGACAACAATAATTGTACGTATCTAACATCGATACTTGTTACAAGactataaatatgaaaaatattgattCACACCTAAAAGACAAGTTTTccaattattttcctttttgcaaAATCCACTCCTCTCAGctctctacaaaaaataatgGTAGTCATAAAACCACATCTCTTTGTCCTGGAGGACTAAAGCCAGGCGCAAAATGCATATGAAGACAAAGCCAAATGCGGGCGCATGCTTAGTCGGATAGTGCTCTAGTTAGTCTCTCTCTTGGAAGAGTGGGATGACAAGTCGGTTTTCTCAGCCAAATAGTGTTCAAGCATATCGTCTTCATCATCTGCCATTAACCACAAGACAAGAGGGTTTCTTCATCAGATTTGGAACACAAAAACACTCATCAGCCTAATCCgtgtttaaaaaattaagcagTCCGACTATGGTTCTGGTATTATCAACATTAGACTAAATAAGCttaagaggagagagaatcaCCTTCAAAATCATCATCGTCGAAGTCGATGTCTTCCacatcttcttcatcagaCCCTTCAGTGGCTGGGGCTGCTCCTTTCtgtggaggagagaaaaattcacctattttattgtttattctTTGCAAATCGGCCATTAAATGtgtcaaaaagaaaatgctgCAATTCTTTTGACGTAAGAGTGTAATAAGCcaataattttcatttgtatTATGTTTACAACATGAAACCAGTACATATTTTATTGTACatattggtttttgttttgtgcaaAACTGATCAATGTGAGAGCAAGGTAGAATCAGGGGAAAATAAATTACCACAGCATGTCTTCCACTTTCAAACCACTGTCTACCTGTGAGCCTCTTTTCCTTGGGTGCTGAAAGCGCAGCCTCAGGCATTAACCTGGAAATCAATCACCATCagttagaaataaaaataaaggcacACGCAAAGATATATCAATGATCTACTATTTGGAAAGTATTAACTTTCAAGAAAGTTTtcctttgaatttcttttttcctttttgactGGGAAGTCTTAGTCAAAGTGCTTATGAACTGTCATTGCTTTCTCAAAAAGAATATTTTGTAATAGTAGGTTTTGAACCTACCACAGATCCCAATCGTACCACCGCATTACCTGCTAAACCAAGACCCCAGTTCCCTTCTTTCCCAGTCTAATGTCATATATCTATCATGTACAACCTAAGGGCCTAAAGTGCAAGTAGGAAACATAAGAAATGAATTTAATCCGTCACACGCTTCTTCCCCTATACATCTAACTTTTGGGTGAAAAGATACCAGAAAGGAAAGCATTTGTATCACCTACAATCAGCTAATGATATTACTATCACCCACCTTCACATGCTTTATAACAACGACTTCAAAGAGTTACCAAACAAAAccttattttgaaattatatatatatatatataaataataaaaacttacTTGGCTCGCTCAAGTGCCAATTCTGCTTCAAACATCTCTCTCCATGCCAGAAATGTTTCAACAGTAACAGGTTCTCCATGTGGTACAATTACCTAAAATGGGAAAAGAGGTGAGAAGAAAAGTGTGAAGCAGCTTCTTAAGACATGTCTTTCAAGAAGATGCTCATCATCAGAGATGCAAATAGCGCATACACcattttttaataagaaataaatccCATGGGAAAGTTTGAAGCTGCTTATgcagttttcacaaatattcattatcAAGTTCAGCTGAAATCACAGGGAAAAATGCAGGGTGCAGAAGAAACAAGATTAACACGTGTAAAAAGTATGATTTATCTTCTAGAAGCTTCGTCTTTCCAGATACACAACTACCAAAGTATGATTTATCTTCTAGAAGCTTCATCTTTCCAGATACACAACTACCATTCCTCCAGGACAGAGAATGGGAGAGGATTGTTCTCTTGAACAGAGAGAATAGCTAGCAGTTTCATATTAACAGCCTCAAAGATTTCATGACATAACTTCTCCCAGctagttgaccaaaaaaaataaattctcccagctattttaaataaaaacctcAGCAAGACTTAACTACAGACAGCTGATATAGGAGCATGATAAATAACCAATGCATTGTACATTCAACAATTTACCAAAAATATTGCATTCAACAGGTTTGCAAGGTTTTGGGATATTTCATAGTTTTCCACGAACTCTTGGAGGCAAGCTCCATTATGCTAAGGACTTAGAACGCAAATAGCCACAAGATGATTAGAATTCAAGACGGAGGAGAAAATCCATACATCATCCTTTGCTGCTTCTTCTGCTTCAGCATCCTCAATACTAGTGTCTTGACAATATTGCTCAGAAAGCCATTCTTTAGCTGATGTAACTAGTGTGTAGATCATAGCCATACCAAGATTTTCAGATGCCTGTAGAATATAAGTtttgaatcaaaatcagaattatTTGGATAAACTCACATAATTCATTGAGTTGTATTACACCTCACCTTAGTACAGATCAAAATATGCTGCCTATTTAATTATCAGTAGACTGACctagaagaaacaaaaaaacaaaaaacactgCGTGTAGGGATAAAGAGTGCCTAAGAATTACCTCTTGTTGAagcttttctttcaaaattctAAGATGTTCACCTTGTATACCACGTAAACTGGAGGGAAAAGATCAACTATTAGTTGGAACTTCAACAATATCTTTATAAACAACCCTGCATTCACAGTTCTGACTTTCCAACATCCTAACTCAACAACACAATGCTGACAGAACTAATCTACCTGAACAATACAACGTTGATGGAAGAGGGATACCATCAAAATGAATTTGTACCATTGAACTCATAAGACCCAAGAGTAGTTTTTTCCAAACttcttttagtttcttttaGGTTTATTTTAGTACTTGCGTCTGTATAATATGCAGTTGCTTGAACGCACTGAGTGGAGAATAGCATAGTACTAATTTGCACAGTGTTATGCATGGGAATGTGATACctgttcaaattcaaaagcGGAGGCTCATCTGGATATCTTtctgtgtgtgagaaaatcaaAGCCAGCTGAACTGAAACAGAAGTTTCCAAAATAACTTATGTCCAAATGTAAAGTAAAAGATCCAAACTACAaaaaccagaagaaaaaaagaagggaactCTTGAAATTTCTAAATAAAAGACATTCTTCAAAACATCATAATGCAAAAACAGTAACCTGGAGCAGTTGTTACTTCATCTGCCTCATCATCCTGTTGAAAAGAAAGCGAGGAAATGCATAAGAGGAAAGTTATATGTCAAGTGACATATGTCTTGGGAGATGGTATTAATTTTCAGCTTGACATGCATAAAAAGATTTATACAGGAAGATGCAGATTTCTAGAGAAGAAGCAAGCTCTACACGAGCGACCACCTCAatgcataaaaatatatttccgTAGATTTATCCGGTTACTTCTAATGACATAAATGCTTCCTTCCTAGTTACACCCATCCCTGACAAGCTATGTGAACCCTGCTCCCAATACAATCAAGTAAAAGATGTGTCAGGGTGCTGGTAGGACATTAACTACTCAAATATCACTAATCTCGATCCTACGAAATGGGCACCAGATACCGGGTGAGAAGCAAGTTGTTTACCGCACAATAATGCGAAATGCCATGATCTGTTGGAGAATCTAAAAAAATCTCATCTGGCATTAGAGATCACACCCCAATACACTTGGATGAGGGAAAGAGCATAAAGATGCAAGTTCCAAGGAATTTCTTTCATGCCccaaaattatgaaaagtGATCCAGTGAAAAACTTATATGCCCCAAAATATGATGTATCACTATAAAGCTGGACACTTCGTTACCATTCTGAGCTTTTGGAAGTGGATAGAAGTCaaccagaagaaaaaagaaacttgtATCCACTTCCAAGAGATGAGAAACGAACTTGTATCCATTTTTACACAGATACATCACATCATTCTTGTACAAGGAGGAAGCTAATGCCACTAACAGGAATTACGCCTTTTGCTTTTAAAATGGACAAAGGAGCTCAACAAACGTGGCTGATTAACTACTCTAGTCTACTTTTACCCAACTAAAATACAAGAAAGTATGAACCACGATAAATTATTTTGAGTGTGTGTCCAACAAGTATAAAAATATTGCATTTGCTACTCGTGGggttaatttattattatgccATTAGAATTGAAAAGGAAACGGATACGCCTAAAGACGGAGATACCTACCACTGGAGTTACTTTTATTTGAAAACACCTCTTGGAAGTGTTTAACCCACTCTCACCCGAGTGAATTTCTggtataaagaaaaacaacaaaacagaaaattcctATTAAATGTTAATGTTTGATAAGCTGGAcaacaagagaaaaaaaaaatcataacaaatgCTGGTCTGTAGAAGTACCGCATACCTTTGAAATCATCCATAAGTATTGCTTCCAACGCTTCAATTTCCATCTCTTGCTCTTGTATATAGTCTGTATACATAGTTTTAAAACACACAGTGAAGTAAATTTCATAGCTTTAAACATAAAATGAGTTAACTTCCataattatttgataaaattcaCACATTTCTACCAAACCCATATCCCTAAAACCTCCACAATTGgccaaataaacaaaagtacattttttttaatcaccaAACAAGCATTCCATTGGAGCTTCTGGGCATTTGTAGTTTCCCTCAAAAAACAGTATACATCACCAAAATCAGTAACAAACTACAACCAAGTAAACAATCAAtagatttcataattttaaatttcaaagctacaaaacaacataaaaataagacaTTTTTAGAAGATATAGGCTTGATTGCGCAGCTAAAAGTCATACAACAATCTCTAAACGGAGACCCCTCAGTTCGTCTAATCGATAAAGAAACAAACTTTAATAGCAGAAGAGTATAATTAACATCAATTACCCGTCATGATCTTGATATGCTTGTCTGATTTTGGCTCTTCGCGCTCGTCAGAGGTGTCTCCGAACCAAATCAGCCACACTCCACGAGTTCAAGAAAACCTATGTCACTCGAGACGCTGCGTTTTGctcttcttattttcttatcgattattttaagtttataaattcttcttttctttttttatctttttgttttcaaagcATATGATGCGGTTTATCAA
It encodes:
- the LOC18781574 gene encoding RWD domain-containing protein 1, translated to MTDYIQEQEMEIEALEAILMDDFKEIHSGESGLNTSKRCFQIKVTPVDDEADEVTTAPVQLALIFSHTERYPDEPPLLNLNSLRGIQGEHLRILKEKLQQEASENLGMAMIYTLVTSAKEWLSEQYCQDTSIEDAEAEEAAKDDVIVPHGEPVTVETFLAWREMFEAELALERAKLMPEAALSAPKEKRLTGRQWFESGRHAVKGAAPATEGSDEEDVEDIDFDDDDFEDDEDDMLEHYLAEKTDLSSHSSKRETN